One Bufo gargarizans isolate SCDJY-AF-19 chromosome 3, ASM1485885v1, whole genome shotgun sequence DNA segment encodes these proteins:
- the TIGIT gene encoding T-cell immunoreceptor with Ig and ITIM domains has translation MTPHPCHFALGVIFFLLPITGATRKTFVRGQNITATVGSTVTLGCHLLIQDTKVIQVNWNFCNDVHIAFHVNQPDTEGMVLAEFSHRVSLAKDYGISVSGVNRNDSGHYCCVYNTFPQGSFTGTTYLQVVSEDTWTPGYYLWIGCGLGGLLVIVVIGAGSFYYKKKKSGAPYSNVNLSGAKPSGSNTQNPAAVTAASDIEEDEANEYFNVILYGM, from the exons GTGCCACGAGGAAAACATTCGTGAGAGGTCAGAATATTACGGCCACAGTCGGCAGCACCGTCACCCTGGGGTGTCATCTCCTCATACAGGACACCAAAGTCATTCAGGTCAACTGGAACTTCTGCAATGACGTTCACATCGCGTTTCATGTCAATCAGCCGGACACAGAAGGAATGGTGTTGGCGGAGTTCTCCCACCGCGTCTCCCTAGCAAAGGATTATGGGATCAGCGTCTCAGGGGTCAACAGGAACGACAGTGGACATTACTGCTGCGTCTACAACACCTTCCCACAAGGCAGCTTCACCGGGACGACCTACCTGCAGGTCGTGT CTGAGGACACTTGGACACCTGGGTATTACTTGTGGATCGGCTGTGGACTCGGGGGACTTCTTGTCATCGTTGTTATAGGCGCGGGGAGTTTCTATTACAAG AAGAAGAAATCTGGGGCGCCTTACTCCAATGTCAACCTATCAGGAGCAAAACCCTCAGGCTCAAACACACAGAATCCAGCCGCGGTCACAGCGGCAAGTGACATAGAAGAGGATGAGGCCAATGAATACTTCAATGTCATCCTGTACGGCATGTGA